The Papaver somniferum cultivar HN1 chromosome 6, ASM357369v1, whole genome shotgun sequence genome segment gaagaggaatacgtGTTACTTGATCTTGAAGCTGTTTATGAACAAGTAAACATCCCGCCTAATGCACCTTATGATCTATCTGGTTTGGATACTTTGAATCCAGTTTTGGAATTAGGCGACAATTTGAAGCTGATAGGAATATACGAGGAAACTATTGGTACATGCCTCGTGTTCTCAGAAAAAGATGGTGGTCCTGTGGTGCACGAGGAGACGGGACCCTCAGATCAAAACCTTTTCAAAGGAGCTTGCATTGTTGATCCAAATCAAACTTCAGCTAAGCAAGTAAAACCTGTTGCCAGCCTTCAGAAAATTCTCAAGTTTAGATTGCCATCTGAAGAAGATTGACTAGAAAACTCTGGtagtaattttattttttgtctACATTTTAATGAAAATTAAAAATTGTGCATTCTTGCACCAAAGTCTAAAGCCGCCCCAAGTGGGAGTTTAAATATATATTCTTACTTATCCCCCGACAGCCACCACTAGTGAAGTTTGCATTTACATATAAAAAATGGGAAATGCTATTCAGAGCACTAAAACAGCACTCTACTTACAGCTCAAAGCATCTCAACCATACATCTCTCAAATGAATAACCTTTTTATACAAAAATAGAGCTCTAAGTGCACTGCTCAAATGGTTAATAGAGCTCTAAATGGAGTGCTGAATAACATTTTCGATAAAAAATTAGCTACATGTTACAATACTCTCCTTTCTGAGTACTCTCTGCACTGCTCACTGGTCTATACTTTCCGCCTAATTTAGTTCTTACTTCATACCCCACCCCTTTCTTCCTGGAGCTTTATTCTCTAGGATTTCGTACTAACCATTTTATTATAGAATATATTATActgctttacttatttttatgGCGGAGATAATCTCCTCGTTACAATAATTATGACAGGAAATATTCTCCTTAATAATAATAAGTAAAGCAGTATAATATATTCTCTAATATATTTTGTGTTTCGAACAAAAACAATCCATTTTTTCCGGAAAACAATCCATCTTTATTGGAAGGGTAAGTAAAGTTATGAAGTTGGATGTTCAGAGGTACAAAATGCTCAAACAAAGTTCCAACTTCCaagtaaagaaaaaaagaattactTGATTGATACGTGTCATCAGATAGATCTGAAGGGGAGATCTCTGGAGTATACAAGTTCTCAAGTATTACTCTTCATAAATATGATGATAAAGATTATGACAACCACCCGGATAATAACTTCAACAGTCCTattcttcttcattctctttGTGGGTTCGTCCATTTATTATCTCCAAATCGACATAGTAAGTTACTACATCTCTTTCTCTTGTTTCTGCCACTTTGTTAATTTCTCTTCTGTTTAATACTTCTTCATCCGATCATTAAGATTTACTTTTGAACCTCGTCGAGTCGTCTTAGTTTGAAAGTTCGCGATCTTATTCACTCATGTTTATCTGTACAGTCCTGAGATTCCTCAGGATAAAACAAAGTATACCATCTGAATCATCCTCGGGGATGATAACCACTATGATGGCTAAGTTCTTCGTTGATTTTAACTTGTCGACCATATAGGACCCAGATCATGTAGCAACAATATATTAGTAATTGATAATTTGGTTCCATGTCCCATCTTGTCAATAGTCCGAGCTCCAAAGCTGTCAAGCACTGTTGCGTCCGCTCCAAACCCTATACTGTTGAGTAAGTTTTTGGACGTCAGATTTGACCGGATTTTCCTTATCCCATCAAACACTGCTCATACTGAGTATCCGACTAATAGAGAAACATTCGGGATAAGTGAACTTTTTAGTTCGTCTTTAATTGATCTAGAGAGTTGTGGAAGAGGGTAGAAATCATATAGTTTTGGGTtcatttctgtttttctttttctttaaaagGTCATTCCTGTACTTGCTAGTTCGGTTCCAATGCCACAATGGTTGCTCTTTGGAGTttccttattttttcttttcctattaTTATTAAGCACCGGCTGGACATATAAACGTTGGCAGAAGATAAACTCATAAATTAATCTAAACTAAGACCGGTTTGGACTTTTTAGTTTATGATTTCTTGAATTTCTTTAAACTTAACGATGGTACTAAAAAGTATTAGATAACATTGTATTTAAGCAATAGTGGATATTGATGTTATCATAATACACGTTGGTAAAATCATTCAGTGGTGATGATATCAGTgacttaagttcagaaatcattattagaaattcATAAGTTGGAAAGTTTTCAAAAGTATTTGTAAAAATAATAGTGCCGTGAAAACATAGATAAcgttttttaattttaaaaacccCAAAACAAATTTTGGCAGAAATTCATAAGTTAAAAAACTACCACTGATAATAATTGTAATAGGAATAGTGACCGTGATTATTTCATTTTTCTTAGAAATAGACATGTTATAGGTAGATCTTGTGTTATGGATGCAAAATATTCATGGATCCGGAAAGGAAAATAATCCAAAATTTTCTTGCATCCATGCATAGTGTTCATcagtttatatataaaaaataccAAGCATACGTCGCATCAAAAAACGGGCGGAATTtggtttctttctcttttttctttttaatttattttttaatttttgtttgagACTTTTTTGGCTTTGAAAGAAACATGTTATAGCTACAAATGTAATGCGAACTAGCTATTAGTTTTCTATTACATTGAAAGTTTATATTattggttttattttattttatcttttgtaAATAATGTAGAATTATTTAAAGAATTCACACTCTGTTGGGTGTTGGCTCTGCCTGAAACAAGAAAATTGTTTAATCAGGAGGATAGGGGGTGGAGCCAAATTTCTTTTGTACAAAAAATGCCTACTACCTTGAGCCAAATATGCATTCCGTAGGCTGACGCCTGCGCGATTAATTTCTCTAAATGTGTGGATCACTTTCATGACAATCTAATCTAAAGTTTTttcgaaaaataaaacaaattcgtTAACATGTTCAAGTGACATTTTATTTAGCAGACTATTATATCTTCAGTAAAAATGGTAAAAAGTTACTTCATTGATATTGAAAATGGTTGTTAATATCATTTGAGAAGATACTATATTTTTGTTACTAATCCTTGTATATCTCAGTGTTTTATATCAATCCTTGCAGTCTATACTCACAAGTAATTTCAGCACTAAGGAAGGAGGAGTAACCTCAAAAAACACACGGAGAATAGAAACCCCCCCAGTAAACTGCACTTTTGGAGACCTGACTCTAACCTGTCCTTTAAGTAATTCAGAGACACAAATCTCGTCAACTAATAACTCATCAACCGAAGTATGCCCTGAATATTTTCGATGGATACATGAAGATCTATCGCCGTGGAGAAAGACTGGGATCTCGAACGACATGATAATGCGTGCAAGGAGAACAGCACACTTCAGATTAACAATTGTTGATGGTAAAGCGTATCTGGAGACTTATGGGAAGGCTTATCAATCAAGAGATACATTGAACCTCTGGGGAATATTACAACTTATGAGTAGGTACCCTGGTAGGTTGCCGGATTTGGATTTGTTGTTCGACTGCAATGACCCTCCAGTCATCAAATCTAGCTTATATAtgcaacccaaaaccactgttcCGCCGCCAGTACTCTTTGGTTATTGCTCAGACGACTCGCATTTGGATATCGTCTTCCCGGACTGGTCTTTCTGGGGTTGGtattgttctttatcttctccttATAGTCTATTATTCTAGTAATCTACATCAACTATATCTGTCTGAAAAGGTATTTGAGCCTCAGTCACCTAAACCAGAAGGGTCAAAGCAAAACTAGCATAAAGCATATATATGTAGTCACGGCCTCTCTTGGTATCCAACAAATTTTCACAAAGCTGAGCGCCGATCCCTTTGCCTAGCGTCTAGGGTGCCGGACAAAAAAGATTTAAATAAAAAACTGTGCACATCTTGGCACCTAGGACGCTTCATTTCCTAGGCACCCCTTGGGCGACTCATGCGCCTAGAGCACCTAAGATGCCTTTCACAACATAGGTTGCCTCGTAAACCATAATTCTCTGCAATAAATCAACAATTTATAGGTCATTTGCAATAAATCAAAAATGAGGGAAACCACTAAGAATATGGGACATTTCACAGCTGCGAATTTTTCCTCCATACAAAGCAAGACCGGCAAATCATAGAATTGTTTTGCTGGAACTTAGGAACATCTTTAGATCTTTAGAGAATGGTTGAAATGCACATATTATTTTGCCAAGTATAGAATCTTTAAAAGGTGTTGTGCTAGTAGAATGAGCATACTAATATTTGTTTTAGTGGTTCATGTGTCAGATGTCAAGCTTAAAGATAACTTGGCATGTAAGTTTTCATCTGTAATCATTTTCATAATAGGGAAAATTTCTGTAACATCATTTCTTTACAGGCCTGAGATCAATATAAAACCGTGGGATACACTATTAGAAGAGATGAAAGAGGAAAACAGGAAGACAAAATGGACTGAAAGGGAACCTTATGCCTATTGGAAAGGAAACCCTGATGTAGGTAAAACAAGAAAGGACCTCCTCAAATGCAATGTCTCAGATGATCAAGATTGGGGTGCTCGACTTTATGAACAGGTAGTTACTACGTGCACAATAACATTGCACCAACAATTAATTATTAGTATAAAATAACACCATAAATGTACTACAGAATTGTGTTAGCAGCTAACAATTAATTGCATCTTCAGGATTGGGGCCGTGAGTCTCAAAATGGATTCCAGCAGTCCAATTTAGCGAATCAGTGCACTCACAGGTTATACAAAATATATCAAAAGCTTTTGGTATTATGGAACTAACTAAGGTTTCTCACTTTCTTGCCAATGTTGTTATCAGATACAAGGTATATATTGAAGGATGGGCTTGGTCTGTCAGCCAAAAGTACATTTTAGCTTGTGATTCTCTTACATTGCTTGTTAAGCCCCGGTTCTATGATTTCTTCACGAGAGGGTTGAAGCCTTTGAAACACTATTGGCCTATTAAGAACAATGACAAATGCAGATCGATCAAGTTCGCTGTTGATTGGGGAAACACACACGAACAGAAGGTGAACGTCTTTCTAATCTTACTTTATCTGAATTTACACAAAAGGCTTCTACAtgtgaacaaaataaaattattatgcaaatatttttatttttttgaaacatgatTATGCAATACATATATACCTATAACCATACAAGAATAGTTCAATACAAGCAATAAAGCTTTAACTAATGCCCATTTCTACATCCAGTATATGGTGGACTCATCGTCATACTATCCATATCTAACTAACCTTTGTAATAATTATTACTGTAACAGGTTCAGGACATTGGGAAGGCTTCCAGTGACTTCATCCAGGAATATCTAAAGATGGAATATATTTATGATTATATGTTTCATCTCTTAAACGAATATGCTAAGTTATTGACATATAAACCAACAATACCTCCAAATGCCGTAGAGTTTTGTTCCGCGACCATGGCTTGTCCACATGCAGATGGAGTTGAGAAAAGCTACATGATGGAAACCATCGTAAGGAAACCTAGTGATAGTGGGCCAtgcaccatgcctcctccatttGATCCTCCATCTTTTCACTCTCTACTTAAAGAAAAGGAACAATCTATTAAAACTGTGGAGACATGGGAGAATGAATTTTGGAGTAACCAACCTAGGTAAATTTTTGAAGTTTTTATAATTTTGTTAATTTTAGGTTCAAAAGaagttcttttttattttcactGAAACAATATCAGATGAAATTCTGTAATTTTTTGATGGGAATATAGTGTAATTAAGATGAAAAAAGTACTATACGAAGCGCGTATGATGAAACCTACATTCTCTTACCGCATCTCCCACTGGCAATCTCATATGTTTGTGGAACCTTAGGTTTCATGACGACTGGGCTTCAAATTATGATGCAAAACGGAAGCGTGCAGCACTACGGGGAAAACATACTTTGACAACCCCACAAGTGTCGTAGTAGACCTACCACGACTCTATTCTATGGATCATGGGTGTGGGGTGGGGGTTGTAAAAGGTCCCCGATTTACTACGACCTAAATGTCGTGTagtagttgtggttcaggtttggACTACCCCGTGGTTCAGTTGTGATTCTATTTCAATTTCACTTTGGAAGCCTAACACAACATCTATTACAGTTGTCAATCCATCTTTCACTATACCTACATTAATTGTAGGACATCCTTCCACAACAACCTCTAAGTATAGTACAACATTTTATCACAACCCCCTATTAAAATTGTCAAAGTCTAACATAATTTTCTAGAATTTCTTTCACAACTGATATTTATATTGTTATACACTCTTTCACAATTTTTGGTAAGTGTAGTAAAAGTTTGTAACACAATTTATTTGAATGGTGTGAATATTTATATTACTACTCTTGTTAAAATGGTTGAAAAGTGTTATACAACCTTTGATATGTATAGTAAAAGCCAATAACACAACCTCTATGGATGGTGTGAATATTACTATTACTACTGTTGTTAAAATGGTTGAAAAGTTTTATACATCCTTTGATATGTATAGTAAAATCCCATAACACAACCACTATGGATGATGTGAATATTACTATTACTACTGTTTGAGTGGTTGAAAAAATTTGCACAatccttatttatattgttgtacTTTCTTTCACAACCTTAGACTAGTGTAGTCATAATCTCTAATACAACAAAGGTTTCCAGTAGATGAATGTGGACCTACAACTGTAGTTTGTAGTTGTGTGTATAAaacttttttgaaaaaaaaatcacagcTGAAATCGAATAGCCGAAAGTAAATCACATTCATAAACCTGCTAGTGTAACACATTTAATTACAGTCATTTAAGTTCACCTTCTAGTGTTAAACACACATCCAAAAAATGACAGTGATAAAGATAATTGTTAAACACATCCAAAAGTTAAGTTTCCTGAACGCACATCCAAAAGTTAAAGTTTCCTGAACACACTCCAAAAATATTATGAAGATTAGAAGAACACCCTATGAGAACAAAATCCGATCCTTGGGCCAAGAGATAATACTTCCGACAGCATCAGCAACAAACTTGAACTCTGATGTCGGCTTGTAGACATGAGAACCATCCACAAGACAAGTGATCACACACACAGTGTAGGCTCCGAAACCAATAGGCATCCCATGTATCTCCTGCAGTGGATCCGTTTCACTAATTTTAGCATCAGCCACCACCTCACCATCCTTGTACCAACTTAGTAACCTGCAAGGTGTAAACTTTTCTGGCACTAGCAGCTCATTTGATCTGCTGACAGGACTGGTTGTGTGAGTAGTCGAGGCTTTTCCATTAGCGAAAGCCTGCAGGTTGTTGCTTGCAACTGGACTGTCCCTGTGAGAGTTAACTTCATGGCAGGCACATTTCGAGCTCTTTTCCTATAGAAAAAACAATTTGACAGTATGAGGAGCCCAATCATGTTTGAATTCATCAACTATAAAAAAAACCATTATCAAAGTAAATTCCCACCTCTAACATCACAAGACGATCATTCATTTCTCTACAGCTTTCTTGACACTCTTTAATGATCAACTTGTAGTGGACATTGGCTGCAATTTTTTTACGTGTCACTCCAAACCCCATGCCTTTAAGTCTTACCCCTTTATCTTCACCAAGAGCCTTTGTAAGAACATCTTATGTCACGGACGATCCACCATCAGAACCATGCCGTGCTTTAGCTTCTTCAATTTTTTCTGTAAAAGTGGCAAAaatataagattttttttttcattattgaAGCACACATAAACTCAAAAAAAGAGGAAGAGAAGGTTTCTCACAAAAGCCTCTAGAACAGCAGGATTTGGTTCCCTTCCTTCAGGCTGTTTGTGGCCATTAATCCACAAATCAACTCTATCGATCGGTTCATTTGTTTTCAGAACTTTTTGCTGCAAAGAAAATGTGAATCCCATTTAAGTAAGAGTAATTTCATACAGGGGAAATGAAGGATAACATACAGGTTGCAAAGGATACACATACCATCTGCTCCTCCAGTCGGGCACAACCTTGTCTAGTCGAGTGAGGGGTGTTGTGCTTCGCACGAATTTCTTGCATTTTGAGTCTTTTCACCTGCAAAGGGAAATAGAGCAGTCAATAGA includes the following:
- the LOC113290140 gene encoding O-glucosyltransferase rumi-like isoform X2; amino-acid sequence: MIMRARRTAHFRLTIVDGKAYLETYGKAYQSRDTLNLWGILQLMSRYPGRLPDLDLLFDCNDPPVIKSSLYMQPKTTVPPPVLFGYCSDDSHLDIVFPDWSFWGWPEINIKPWDTLLEEMKEENRKTKWTEREPYAYWKGNPDVGKTRKDLLKCNVSDDQDWGARLYEQDWGRESQNGFQQSNLANQCTHRYKVYIEGWAWSVSQKYILACDSLTLLVKPRFYDFFTRGLKPLKHYWPIKNNDKCRSIKFAVDWGNTHEQKVQDIGKASSDFIQEYLKMEYIYDYMFHLLNEYAKLLTYKPTIPPNAVEFCSATMACPHADGVEKSYMMETIVRKPSDSGPCTMPPPFDPPSFHSLLKEKEQSIKTVETWENEFWSNQPR
- the LOC113290140 gene encoding O-glucosyltransferase rumi-like isoform X1, which produces MMIKIMTTTRIITSTVLFFFILFVGSSIYYLQIDISILTSNFSTKEGGVTSKNTRRIETPPVNCTFGDLTLTCPLSNSETQISSTNNSSTEVCPEYFRWIHEDLSPWRKTGISNDMIMRARRTAHFRLTIVDGKAYLETYGKAYQSRDTLNLWGILQLMSRYPGRLPDLDLLFDCNDPPVIKSSLYMQPKTTVPPPVLFGYCSDDSHLDIVFPDWSFWGWPEINIKPWDTLLEEMKEENRKTKWTEREPYAYWKGNPDVGKTRKDLLKCNVSDDQDWGARLYEQDWGRESQNGFQQSNLANQCTHRYKVYIEGWAWSVSQKYILACDSLTLLVKPRFYDFFTRGLKPLKHYWPIKNNDKCRSIKFAVDWGNTHEQKVQDIGKASSDFIQEYLKMEYIYDYMFHLLNEYAKLLTYKPTIPPNAVEFCSATMACPHADGVEKSYMMETIVRKPSDSGPCTMPPPFDPPSFHSLLKEKEQSIKTVETWENEFWSNQPR